In a genomic window of Schistocerca gregaria isolate iqSchGreg1 chromosome 5, iqSchGreg1.2, whole genome shotgun sequence:
- the LOC126272456 gene encoding uncharacterized protein LOC126272456 translates to METVLPHVPMTVEVLSLVNDLDNWSNVNVRVIGRFVRTVNGLYCLESVLEPDGPYRINLNVELLPKYPLINDVIQVFGELRSTTHVFLVAKFFRYMNIVDLEKYIDSLQCQSNFVPHFIKK, encoded by the coding sequence ATGGAAACCGTTCTGCCTCACGTTCCAATGACTGTGGAAGTGTTGTCGCTTGTTAATGATCTAGATAATTGGTCTAATGTCAATGTCAGAGTTATTGGACGTTTTGTGAGGACTGTAAATGGACTGTACTGTTTAGAAAGTGTGTTAGAGCCGGATGGGCCGTATAGAATAAACCTGAATGTAGAACTTTTGCCAAAATATCCACTGATAAACGATGTAATTCAAGTTTTTGGTGAATTACGGTCGACAACGCATGTATTCCTGGTTGCCAAGTTCTTCAGGTACATGAACATTGTTGACTTGGAGAAATATATAGATAGCCTACAATGTCAGTCGAACTTCGTGCCACATTTtataaaaaagtaa